The proteins below come from a single Thermus oshimai DSM 12092 genomic window:
- a CDS encoding DUF4395 domain-containing protein, whose amino-acid sequence MRTDRNQLRFNQALLVILLPLAALLDWPWLVYLLFLLMASQHTPWDLLVALKRLFRIPPSPVEEDPRPHRFARTLGGLFLGLASLALLLGLEGLGYGLALLVALLAFVNLAFGFCLGCFLYLHLRYARALITGR is encoded by the coding sequence ATGCGGACGGACCGGAACCAGCTCCGCTTCAACCAGGCCCTTTTGGTCATCCTCCTGCCCCTGGCGGCCCTTCTGGACTGGCCTTGGCTCGTCTACCTCCTCTTCCTCCTGATGGCCAGCCAGCATACCCCTTGGGATCTCCTGGTGGCCCTAAAGCGCCTCTTCCGGATTCCCCCAAGCCCCGTGGAGGAGGACCCCAGGCCCCACCGTTTTGCCCGTACCTTGGGGGGGCTCTTTTTGGGCCTGGCCTCCTTGGCCCTCCTCTTGGGCCTTGAGGGGCTCGGCTACGGCCTGGCCCTTCTCGTGGCCCTCCTGGCCTTCGTCAACCTGGCCTTCGGCTTCTGCCTGGGCTGCTTCCTCTACCTCCACCTGCGCTACGCCCGGGCCCTCATAACCGGGCGATAG